The Coffea arabica cultivar ET-39 chromosome 2c, Coffea Arabica ET-39 HiFi, whole genome shotgun sequence genome includes the window gTTGGTGATTGGTTGTCTAGATCATGGtatcacatcagttggtatcagagctagtagACAGCCACCAGGTTATATCAttccttttcattttgttttgaGTGACATTCGTTTGTTGTCAAATCTGATTTCGTGTgtcaaagtcaaaaaaaaaaattctagtcACTAGTtctttgttatttgttttcctagCTGTACGCAATTCCCTATTTCTGTCTGCTTTGTTTCGTGAGTTGTTGCTGTGATTCATGTCGTTAATTGCATCTTAGAGTTGTATGTTTGAGTCTTGACATCAtcgaataaaaaaaacaaaacaaaacagccGTTCGGGTTTTGTGCTATCGTTGTGTTCTTCCATTTTGATCCTCGCATGCAATCTATTTTGCCGTCTCTTGTTTCTGTCTTGTCCAGATCGGTCTATCCATTGTGTCGTTGAGTTGTCTGGGTTGTGCAAAACAGCCACAAAAGAtccaaaaaaaaggggaaaagggaGAGATAACAACAATTCTGGCCGctacttttcttgaaaaccGAAGTGCTCAACAAGGATCTGATTGCATTCATTCTTAAAGTTATTGAAAGGATTACCTTGCTTCTTGGGTTTCTTGATATGCATCTTTTAGTGGGTCTGTTtttgatagtcttgaaactcaCGAACCTCCATTCTTGGTTCTTGAGTTGCGGCTGACTCTGTGCAAACACCAAACCAAAACCTTATGTCTTGAAGGTGAGATCCgaaattcaaaagaaagaaaagcattctggttgaacaaaaaaaaaagaaagaaagaaagagaaaaccaTAATTGGGTCACAAGAAAATAAGAAACCTTCTTGAACTAGGAAACCTCCTTGACTGACTTGGCTTGCTAGGGCGAACCCTAACAGCCACAAAGCTGTCCACTTTGGACTTGTCTATGTGAATTGGGGAAAACCAACCGCAAACACAAACAATCACAGCCCACAAACACCCAAGAAACATTGGTTACCACCTCCCAAGAACAAACCCAGCCGCATGCAAAGTGGGTAGAGCCCTTCTAGGATTCTAAATTTCCGACATCTTGTTCCTGTGTCAATCGAACCTTGCATTCTGTCCACACCACAAATTGGCCTCTTGAGTCATTTTGCAGATTGCTAAAAGTGTCCAAAAAGAGTCCATCCTAGTCATAGAGCCCTTGCCGAAGTAAATCTCCTCCAACATTTGAGTCACTCTTTTGCGggctaaataaaaaaaatttcttttttttccagaaCACTCTTGCTCGTATAATTACTATTTCTGAGTCATTATTCGGACCTCTAATCACTAGGTTCTCATATGCTACTTTTGAGGACAAAACTTGAGAAAAGTTTGGTTGGActacttgaaggaaaattctgatttcttcaaggggGCAATCAAGGGATTTGAAAGTGAgtggtgagatcattagagtgtgtTTAAACACTTGAGCGAAACACGAGAGTGAGCGAAACACGAGAGTGAGCGAAACATGTGAGGGAGTGAGTGAGGAATTTTTACCTTAACATTTGTTGAAGTTTTACAAGATAACCCATGGCCAATGAAAACGATATCACCGTGGCACAATTGGCATCAAGAATGGATGCTATATGGAGAGACATGCAAAGGAAATTTGAGCTCCACTTTTAGTCCATGCAAGCGCAAATTGAACAATTGGATCCCTCCAAAAACGCACAATTGGATCCCTCCAAAAACTCTTCTAGGAAAACTAGAGGGAAACTCACCGTGAATGAATTCAGTGACTCTAACTCAGAGGGAGAGTTCGAAGATGATGAGCGAAGGCCGCAGAGAATGACACAGCGAGCTCATGTGGAGGATCAACTCAAgggaataaaattaaaaagtcGTACCTTCCACGGCAAATTGGATCCCGAAGCGTACTTGGAGTGGGAGAGAAAGATTGAGTTGATCTTCGATTGCAACCTCTATACAAAGTTTCAAAAGGTAAAGTTGGCCGCCATAGAATTCACCGATTACGCCGCAGTTTGGTGGGATCAACTCCGCATCAAACAACAAAGGAATAAGGAACCGGCCATTCGGACATAGGACAACTTGAAACGAATCATGAGGAAATGCTTCATACCCAGTTACTATCACAGGGATTTGCATCACAaatttcaaaccctcactcaaggtagTATGACGGTTGAAGACTACttcaaggaaatggaaatgTCCATGATACGGGCTGATGTTCACGAAGATGAGGAGGCCACCATGGCACGGTTTTTGGGAGGATTACGGCCTGACATTGCTGACATCGTGGAGCTTCAACACTACCTTGATATGGGAGAACTCTTGGACAAAGCTATCAAGGTACAATGGagcttcaagaggaggggaatggcCCAACAAAACTCCAACTTCCAATCTGGAAATTGGAGAAATACACCCTTAAAAAGGGAGGATCACACTTTGCAAAGTCGAATGGAAATTCCAGGGGGACTTTCAGGCTGACTATACTACCTTCCAAACCAACTTCAAGGGAGGGTTTTAAATCCCAACCAGAGGTCTCTAAACCAAGGACTCGTGACATCAAATGTTTCAAGTGTCAAGGGTTTGGGTACATTGCTTCCCAATGCCCCAACCAACGGACCTTGGTCATGTTACCCAATGGCGAGTTATTGACCGATGATGAAGACGGGGAACATGAGGGAATGCCATCCTTGGAGGGGGAAGAGGATGAGCTTGAGGAGATACCTGTCAATGAGACAATTGGATGCCTAGTGGCAAGGCGAGCACTAGCTACTCAAGCTAGTCGAGATGAGCTCCAACGAGAAAACATCTTCTACTCAAGATGTCATATACACAACAAGGTATTTAGCCTAGTCATTGACCTAGGGAGTTGCACTAATGTTGCAAGCTCACTAATAGTGGAGCGACTCAACTTACCAACAACCGACCACCCTCGACCAAACAAGCTCCAATGGTTAAACAATAGCGGTGAGGTACGTATCTCTAAACAAGTCTTAATTACTTTTCACATTGGTCGTTATGAAGATGATACTATATGCGATGTAGTACCTATGCAAGCCGCACACGTTTTTTTAGGCCGcccttggcaatttgataagagAGTTACTTTTGATGGTTTCTTGAACAAATACTCCTTTTTGCATAATGGTAAGAAAATTACACTTGCACCTCTCACACCAcaacaagtgcatgaggacCAAACTAGTTTGCAATGGGAGTATGAAATGCATGTCACTAGTCAAAAACAACCATCGAAATTAAAACTAAAGGGGTAGCCGAGACCTCAAGGAGTAAAAGTTAACCTAACAGAACCAATGAgctaggaaagaaaagaaaaaccaacaTGCTAGCTTGAATGAGAGATGTGAGGAGAGATTTACATTCCAACCAAGTCATGCTCATATTGATTTGTAAAAAAGCTTTACTCACTAATGAACATGATACTTCTCTGCCTAGTGTtgtcactaaccttttacaggagtaTCATGATGTGTTTCCTGAGGACAAACCTAATGGCTTGCTACCTTTGAGGGggattgaacatcaaattgatttcatccCTGGGGCTTCATTGCCAAACAAGGCACCATATAAGACCAATCCCGAGGAAACTAAGGAACAACAAAGACAAGTAGAGGAGTTGCTTGGTAAGGGTTGGATTCGTGAGAGTCTAAGCCCTTGTGTTGTACCCATCCTACTTGTGCCTAAGAAGGATGAAAGATAGAGATTGTGCACTGACTGTCAAGCCATTAACGCCATCACGGTAAAGTATCGCCATCCCATCCCTTGTCtagatgacatgcttgatgaattgcatggtgcttttatttttacaaaaattgatttgaaaagtggaTACCATCAAATTCGTATGGAATATGGGGACGAATGGAAAATCGCTTTTAAGACTAAACATGGCTTATATGAGTGgttggtcatgccttttggcttaactaacgCACCTAGTACTTTTATGatattaatgaaccatgttttccGTCCTTTTATTGGTAAATTTGTAGTGATATATTTTGATGATTTCCTCATTTATAGTAGGAGTTTAGAAGAGCATGCATTGCACTTACAGGCTGTCTTGGATGTACTTCGAAAGGAAAGGCTCTAcgccaaccttaagaagtgcattTTTTGCACTGATCAACTTGTTTTTCTAGGATATGTTATAAGTGCATAGGGGGTACAAGTTGATCAAGCAAAGGTGAAGGCTATAAATGAATGGCCCATCCCTACCACTGTAAGTGAGGTGAGGAGTTTCCATGGCTTGGCAAGCTTCTATAGACGCTTTGACAAAGACTTCAGCACCATAGCTGCACCACTTACATCCATCATCAAGAAGAACTCACCATTTCAATGGGGGGAAGAACAAACTAAGTCTTTCGAATTACTTAAACACcagctcacacatgcacctgttctAAGCTTACCCAACTTTGATAAGGCTTTTGAAAtagaatgtgatgcttctggtatagGTATTGGAGCTGTTCTACTCCAAGAAGGTCGACCAATCACATACTTCAGTGAAAAACTAAATGGAGCCGCCTTGAACTACTCAACCTATGACAAGGAGCTGATGGCCTTAGTTTAAGCACTATGaacttggcaacactaccttCGCCCTCGAGAGTTCATCTTGCACACTGATCACGAATCACTCAAGCACATCAAGTCACAAACCAAGCTGAGTAAACGACATGCAAGGTGGATAGCCTTCATCGACACTTTTGCATTCGTGATCAAGTATAAAATAGGTAAGTCTAATATAGTAGCTGATGCACTTTCTAGGAGATATACACTACTTActacattatataccaaattgcTAGGATTTGAATATCTCAAGGATCTCTCTGCCACTGACCCAGATTTTGGTGAAATTGTCAACTCCTTGCCACGAGACACTCGTGAGCATTACTTTCTTTCACAGGGGTTCTTGTACTACAAGGACCGATTGTGCATTCCCCTGAGCTCCATGCGATCCCTATTGGTTCGAGAAGCCCATGGAAGAGGACTTATGGGTCACTTTGGGATTACTAAGACATTGTCCATCCTCCAAGAGCACTTCTTTTGGCCATGCATGAAGAGGGACGTGGAATGACATATAGAAAGGTGTGTGACTTGTCACCATGCAAAATTGAAGGTAAATCCTCATGGACTCTACACTCCTTTACCTATCCCACATGCATCTTGGATTGACTTGTCTATGAATTTTGTGCTCGGATTACCTAGAACTAGACAAGGTCATGACTCTATCTATGTTGTGGTTGACCGCTTCTCTAAAATGGCATATTTTATACCTTGCCATAAGACCGATGACGCTAAACACATAGCTGACTTGTTTTTTAGAAACATAGTCCGTTTACATGGCATGCCTCGTACCATTGTGTCAGATAGAGATGTAAAGTTCCTTAgctacttttggaaaactttgtggtgtaaactaggcattaaattgcttttctctacttctagtcacccacaaactgatggacaaactgaagtagTCAATAGGACCTTGTCTACTTTGTTGCGTGCCATAATCAAAAAACACATTCAGACTTGGGAAGCTTGCTTACCGCATGTTGAATTTGCTTACAATCGCTCTGTGCACACTGCTACACAATATTCCCCTTTTGAAATtgtctatggttttaaccctcTCACCCCATTGGACTTATCTCCTTTACCTGAGCATGAGAGAGTTAACATGGATGGTAAGAAAAAAGGTAGAATTTGTGCGAGATCTACATGCCAAAGTTCGAGCCAACATCGAGAAGCGCACGCTCCAATACATCCAAAATGCGAACAAGGGACGCCACAGGATGGTCTTCGAACCAGGCGACTGGGTATGGATCCACATGCGCAAGGAGCGTTTCCCACTTCAAAGGCGCAACAAACTCCTCCCAAGGGGAGATGGTCCCTTCCAAGACATGGAGAAAATCAACGATAATGCCTACAAACTTGACCTTCCAGTTGAGTACGGGGTACATGCTACATTTAATGTTGCTGACTTGAATCCCTTTTATGCAGACGATGAGtttgatttggggacaaatcaccttcaagaggaggggactgatgagGGGGCACCAAGGATCAATGGTGATCATGGCCAAGTCATTCAAGTGCCACTAGGACTGGTCACAAGAGCTCGTGCCAAGAAGATGCGCGAGTCACTTCAAGCACTTGTATGCACCATCCAAGAAAGAATTGGAGATGACTTAAAGaccattgaaggcttggagaatgCAGATTCCACAATCTACACCTTGCTCCAAGTGGATGAGCCAAGTGAAGCCGAGAGTTAGTTGACCACCTATTGGTCAAAGGCCGAGACTTAGTAGCCTTTTAATTGCCATTTTAGTTGTTTACTTTTGTAATAAAATTCGGTCCAAACTAATCCTTAGTTGGCCGAACACAAGCAGTCTTCTTTTAGTCATTTAAATTCGCCCACAAGGCCCTAGTCAT containing:
- the LOC140035702 gene encoding uncharacterized protein — protein: MTVEDYFKEMEMSMIRADVHEDEEATMARFLGGLRPDIADIVELQHYLDMGELLDKAIKGGSHFAKSNGNSRGTFRLTILPSKPTSREGFKSQPEVSKPRTRDIKCFKCQGFGYIASQCPNQRTLVMLPNGELLTDDEDGEHEGMPSLEGEEDELEEIPVNETIGCLVARRALATQASRDELQRENIFYSRCHIHNKVFSLVIDLGSCTNVASSLIVERLNLPTTDHPRPNKLQWLNNSGEEYHDVFPEDKPNGLLPLRGIEHQIDFIPGASLPNKAPYKTNPEETKEQQRQVEELLGKGWIRESLSPCVVPILLVPKKDER